Proteins encoded within one genomic window of Posidoniimonas corsicana:
- a CDS encoding alpha/beta fold hydrolase encodes MLIPTRDNTKLYAKVWGDGRPVVLIHGWPLSADTWDPHALDLADAGYRVIAYDRRGFGRSEQPWSGYEYDTLSDDLADVLKATGAEDATLVGFSMGGGEVARYMSRHGGTGVKQAVLVSSIVPYMLKTGDNPSGVPQSVFEEIASGLKEDRPGFYGGFFKDFYGVGMLNRAVSDECLEWTRSMAMQGGLKATIDCVVAFSSTDFRSELTSFSTPTLVVHGTEDQTVPIDCSGRPAAAGIPHATLKEYEGAPHGLLVTHQRQLRDDLLEFLAG; translated from the coding sequence GTGCTGATTCCCACACGCGACAACACCAAGCTGTACGCCAAGGTTTGGGGCGACGGCCGGCCCGTAGTGCTGATCCACGGCTGGCCACTCAGCGCCGACACCTGGGACCCTCACGCGCTCGACCTGGCCGACGCCGGCTACCGCGTGATCGCTTACGACCGGCGTGGCTTTGGCCGCTCGGAACAGCCGTGGTCGGGCTACGAGTACGACACCCTGTCCGACGACCTGGCGGACGTTCTCAAAGCGACCGGCGCCGAGGACGCCACGCTGGTGGGGTTCTCGATGGGGGGCGGCGAGGTCGCGCGGTACATGAGCCGCCACGGCGGCACCGGCGTTAAGCAAGCCGTTCTGGTATCGTCGATCGTGCCCTACATGCTCAAGACCGGCGACAACCCCAGCGGCGTGCCCCAGTCGGTGTTTGAAGAGATCGCCTCGGGGCTCAAGGAGGACCGCCCCGGTTTCTACGGCGGTTTCTTTAAGGACTTCTACGGCGTGGGCATGCTCAACCGCGCGGTGAGCGACGAGTGCCTGGAATGGACCCGGTCGATGGCGATGCAGGGCGGCCTGAAGGCGACCATTGATTGCGTGGTCGCGTTCAGCAGCACCGACTTCCGGAGCGAGCTGACGAGCTTCAGCACGCCGACGCTTGTCGTGCATGGGACCGAGGACCAGACCGTGCCGATCGACTGCAGCGGCCGCCCCGCGGCGGCGGGGATCCCCCACGCCACGCTCAAGGAGTACGAGGGCGCACCGCACGGCCTGCTGGTCACCCACCAGCGTCAGCTCAGGGACGATTTGCTCGAGTTCCTGGCCGGCTAA